In bacterium HR11, a single window of DNA contains:
- the secY gene encoding Protein translocase subunit SecY, translating into MIEQLERLANIFRVPDLRRRVLFTLGFLAIYRLGAVVPIPGIDPKALEEFFRGQRGTIFGIIDLFTGGAFERMTVFALGIMPYITASIVLQLLTVVVPRLEQLVKEGELGRRKITEYTRYLTVALSLIQSYGIALSVENIPGVVQHPGWGFRSLTLITLTAGTIFVMWLGEQITEKGIGNGISLIIFAGIAVNFPRAVLRTVEGLRAGQISVLTLIPLALLMVAVVAFIIWFEQAQRRIPIQYPKRVVGRRVYSSVATHLPLKLNPGGVIPIIFAVSIVTFPQTLALFAPQSRVLKSVIDALSFGEPLYTFLYAVGIVFFQYFYTAVIFNPTNVAEDIRKYGAFIPGVRPGRPTAEYIDQVLSRLTLVGALYLVIIAILPEILITGIHLHHLPGAVGVFFDNFLPNFIKNGLNVPFYFGGTSLLIVIGVALDTLQQMEAQLTMRHYEGLLKRGRIRGRRYF; encoded by the coding sequence ATGATCGAGCAACTGGAACGCCTGGCCAACATCTTTCGGGTCCCAGACCTACGGCGGCGGGTCTTGTTCACCCTGGGGTTCCTGGCCATCTATCGGCTCGGCGCCGTCGTCCCCATCCCGGGCATCGACCCGAAGGCCCTGGAGGAGTTCTTCCGGGGTCAGCGTGGCACGATCTTCGGCATCATCGACCTGTTCACCGGCGGGGCCTTCGAGCGGATGACGGTCTTCGCCCTGGGCATCATGCCTTACATCACGGCTTCCATCGTCCTCCAGCTCCTGACGGTCGTCGTCCCCCGTCTGGAACAGCTCGTGAAGGAAGGGGAGCTGGGCCGCCGCAAGATCACCGAGTACACGCGCTACCTGACCGTCGCCCTGAGTCTGATTCAGTCCTACGGGATCGCCTTGTCCGTCGAGAACATCCCGGGCGTCGTCCAGCACCCGGGCTGGGGCTTCCGGTCGCTGACGCTCATCACCCTGACGGCCGGGACGATCTTCGTCATGTGGCTCGGGGAGCAGATCACCGAGAAGGGCATCGGAAACGGCATCTCCCTGATCATTTTTGCCGGCATCGCCGTTAATTTTCCCCGGGCCGTCCTCCGGACCGTCGAGGGCCTGCGGGCGGGCCAGATCTCGGTCCTGACCCTGATCCCCCTGGCCCTCCTGATGGTCGCCGTCGTGGCCTTCATCATCTGGTTCGAGCAGGCCCAGCGCCGGATTCCGATCCAGTACCCCAAGCGGGTCGTCGGCCGACGGGTGTACAGTAGCGTGGCGACCCATTTGCCCTTGAAACTCAATCCCGGCGGCGTGATCCCCATCATCTTCGCCGTCTCCATCGTGACCTTTCCCCAGACGCTGGCCCTCTTTGCGCCCCAGAGCCGGGTCCTGAAGAGCGTCATCGACGCCCTGAGCTTTGGGGAGCCTCTTTACACGTTCCTGTACGCCGTCGGCATCGTGTTCTTCCAGTACTTCTACACGGCCGTCATTTTCAATCCGACGAACGTGGCCGAAGACATCCGGAAGTACGGGGCCTTCATCCCGGGCGTCCGGCCGGGCCGGCCGACGGCCGAGTACATCGACCAGGTCCTGTCGCGGCTGACGCTGGTCGGGGCCCTCTACCTGGTGATCATCGCCATCCTGCCGGAGATCCTGATCACGGGCATCCATCTGCACCATTTACCGGGGGCCGTCGGCGTGTTCTTTGACAATTTCTTGCCTAACTTTATTAAGAATGGCCTAAACGTACCCTTTTACTTTGGCGGGACGTCCCTGTTGATCGTCATCGGCGTGGCCCTCGACACGCTCCAGCAGATGGAAGCCCAGTTGACGATGCGCCACTACGAAGGCCTCCTCAAACGGGGCCGGATTCGGGGCCGGCGGTACTTTTAG
- the rplO gene encoding 50S ribosomal protein L15: protein MIGVHHLRPAPGAKTAPKRVGRGPGSGMGKTSTRGHKGQGQRSGYSMYLGFEGGQMPLHRRLPKRGFRNPFKRSFAIVNLDQLDRHFEAGATVTPTALLEKGLIRTVGDGVKVLGRGELTKPLIVQAHRFSRSAVEKIQRAGGRVEVWSA from the coding sequence ATGATCGGGGTCCATCACTTGCGACCGGCACCTGGCGCGAAGACGGCCCCCAAGCGGGTCGGGCGGGGGCCCGGCTCGGGGATGGGGAAGACGTCCACCCGGGGCCATAAGGGCCAGGGTCAGCGGTCTGGTTACTCCATGTACCTGGGCTTCGAGGGCGGCCAGATGCCCCTCCATCGGCGCCTGCCCAAGCGGGGATTCCGCAATCCCTTCAAACGGTCCTTCGCGATCGTCAACCTGGATCAACTGGACCGGCACTTCGAGGCCGGCGCCACCGTCACGCCGACGGCCCTCCTGGAAAAGGGCCTCATCCGGACCGTCGGCGACGGCGTCAAGGTCCTGGGTCGCGGCGAACTGACGAAACCCCTGATCGTCCAGGCCCACCGATTCAGCCGGTCGGCCGTCGAGAAGATCCAACGGGCCGGCGGTCGGGTGGAGGTATGGTCGGCATGA
- the rpmD gene encoding 50S ribosomal protein L30, protein MAEEKWVRVVQVRSGVGRPEKHRRILKSLGLGRPGYERVLPVTPTLWGMIRKVQHLVRVEPVPPPSAPSSHTSEASS, encoded by the coding sequence ATGGCTGAGGAGAAGTGGGTTCGGGTCGTTCAGGTACGAAGCGGTGTCGGACGACCGGAGAAACACCGCCGCATCCTCAAGAGCCTGGGTCTCGGGCGACCCGGCTACGAACGGGTCCTCCCGGTGACACCGACCCTGTGGGGAATGATTCGAAAGGTCCAGCACCTCGTCCGGGTCGAGCCCGTCCCGCCGCCGTCGGCACCGTCGTCCCATACGTCGGAGGCGTCATCATGA
- the rpsE gene encoding 30S ribosomal protein S5 has protein sequence MQKFTRPVGELKDRVIFVNRVTKVVAGGKRLRFMALVVIGDENGHVGYGKGKAREVPMAIQKAIKRARKNLIEVPLVDTTIPHEVIGRHDAGLVILRPASRGTGVIAGGPVRAVMELAGIRDVLTKSLRSNNPFAVVRATFNALQQLRSPEQIARLRGKEVSQIYRVRTAPGA, from the coding sequence ATGCAAAAGTTCACCCGTCCTGTCGGGGAGCTAAAGGACCGGGTCATCTTCGTCAACCGGGTCACGAAGGTCGTGGCCGGAGGCAAGCGCCTACGCTTTATGGCCTTGGTCGTCATCGGGGACGAAAACGGGCACGTCGGGTACGGCAAGGGGAAGGCCCGCGAGGTCCCGATGGCCATCCAGAAGGCCATCAAGCGGGCCCGGAAGAATCTCATCGAGGTCCCCCTCGTCGATACGACGATCCCCCACGAGGTCATCGGCCGTCACGACGCCGGCCTCGTCATCCTGCGGCCGGCCTCGCGGGGAACGGGCGTCATCGCCGGGGGACCCGTCCGGGCCGTCATGGAGCTGGCCGGCATCCGGGACGTCCTGACCAAGAGCCTGCGGTCGAACAATCCCTTTGCCGTCGTCCGGGCGACCTTCAACGCTTTACAGCAGTTACGCTCGCCGGAACAGATCGCCCGCCTCCGGGGTAAAGAAGTCTCTCAAATCTATCGTGTGCGGACCGCTCCGGGAGCCTGA
- the rplR gene encoding 50S ribosomal protein L18 — translation MPRYRTRQERRWRRHRRIRKKVRGTAERPRIAVFRSLRHVYAQAIDDERGHTLAAASTLEKIFRAEGRRNATVELARRVGELLAERLAARGIRQAVFDRAGFKFHGQVRAVCEGLRAKGIQV, via the coding sequence ATGCCTCGGTACCGTACACGTCAGGAGCGTCGATGGCGACGTCACCGGCGGATCCGGAAGAAGGTCCGGGGGACGGCCGAGCGGCCCCGCATTGCCGTCTTCCGGAGCCTCCGCCACGTCTATGCTCAGGCCATCGACGACGAGCGGGGCCATACGTTGGCGGCCGCCTCGACCCTGGAGAAGATCTTTCGGGCCGAGGGCCGGCGCAACGCGACCGTCGAGCTGGCCCGTCGAGTCGGCGAACTCCTGGCCGAACGGCTGGCGGCTCGAGGGATCCGGCAGGCCGTCTTTGACCGGGCCGGCTTCAAGTTCCACGGCCAGGTCCGGGCCGTCTGTGAGGGCTTACGAGCGAAGGGCATCCAAGTCTAA
- the rplF gene encoding 50S ribosomal protein L6, which produces MSRIGRQPIPIPPGVQVQVEPSRVLVQGPRGRVEVHYGHGIQFRVEDGRLVVLRKDDSKTQKALHGLYRALAANAVRGVTEGFSIGMEVVGTGYRVERKGNALIFYVGYSHPVEIPIPPGIEVEFDPKNKNRFTLRGPDKYVLGQYAATIRSIRPPMTYKAKGIKYVDEPWRLKPGKSAAKK; this is translated from the coding sequence ATGTCGCGGATCGGTCGTCAACCCATTCCGATCCCGCCTGGCGTGCAGGTCCAGGTCGAGCCGAGCCGGGTCCTCGTCCAGGGCCCCCGGGGACGGGTCGAGGTCCATTACGGCCATGGGATCCAGTTCCGGGTCGAAGACGGCCGCCTGGTCGTCCTCCGCAAGGACGACTCCAAGACCCAAAAGGCCCTGCACGGCCTGTATCGGGCCCTGGCCGCCAACGCCGTCCGGGGCGTGACGGAGGGCTTCAGCATCGGCATGGAAGTCGTCGGGACGGGCTATCGGGTCGAGCGGAAAGGCAACGCTCTCATCTTTTATGTGGGATACTCCCACCCCGTCGAGATCCCGATCCCCCCGGGGATCGAGGTCGAGTTCGACCCCAAGAACAAAAACCGGTTCACCCTCCGGGGGCCGGACAAGTACGTCCTGGGCCAGTACGCCGCGACCATCCGGAGCATCCGGCCCCCGATGACCTACAAGGCGAAGGGCATTAAGTACGTGGACGAGCCGTGGCGTCTGAAGCCGGGCAAGTCGGCGGCCAAGAAGTAA
- the rpsH gene encoding 30S ribosomal protein S8: MGMHDPISDMCTRIRNAVMARKEVVEIPASRLKLAIARVLRDEGYIEDFKFIEDGKQGILKIYLRRSPEGEYAIHEIESVSTPGRRIYVSRNQIPLVRRGLGIAILSTSKGVMTGREAYRRGLGGEWLMTVF, translated from the coding sequence ATGGGGATGCATGACCCGATCAGTGACATGTGCACTCGGATTCGGAACGCCGTGATGGCTCGTAAGGAGGTCGTCGAGATCCCGGCCTCCCGGCTCAAGCTGGCCATCGCTCGCGTGCTCCGAGACGAGGGCTACATCGAGGACTTTAAGTTCATCGAGGACGGCAAGCAGGGGATCCTGAAGATCTACCTGCGCCGTTCGCCTGAAGGCGAGTACGCCATCCACGAGATCGAGTCGGTCAGTACGCCGGGCCGGCGGATCTACGTGAGTCGAAATCAGATTCCCCTCGTCCGACGCGGGCTGGGCATCGCAATCCTATCGACGTCCAAGGGCGTCATGACGGGCCGCGAGGCCTACCGCCGGGGCCTGGGCGGCGAGTGGCTCATGACGGTATTTTAA
- the rpsN1 gene encoding 30S ribosomal protein S14, translated as MTRKCLIAKARKKPKFRVRQRNRCWLCGRPRAFLRKFGMCRLCFREHALMGLIPGVRKASW; from the coding sequence ATGACACGAAAATGCCTGATCGCCAAAGCGCGGAAGAAACCCAAGTTTCGGGTTCGTCAGCGAAACCGCTGTTGGCTGTGTGGGCGACCCCGGGCCTTTCTCCGGAAGTTTGGGATGTGTCGTCTCTGCTTTCGGGAACATGCCCTGATGGGCCTCATCCCGGGCGTCCGGAAAGCCAGTTGGTAG
- the rplE gene encoding 50S ribosomal protein L5 produces the protein MATRKKETAPSEKKKTATKRTAPAAPTPRRKSARPAAPPEAEAPVAEPEVQPEVVPEEPREEPYFPRLLKRYQQEVVPYLMQKFGYKNVMQVPRIECVAINMGIGDAARDDKLQQEAVYTLSAITGQRPVLRRARRSIAGFKIRRGMVVGCSVTLRKWRMWEFLDRLIHVALPRVRDFRGISPHGFDGRGNYTLGIREQLVFPEVDYAKVSKVRGMNVTIVTTARTDAEAYELLRALGFPFRES, from the coding sequence ATGGCCACTCGTAAAAAGGAAACGGCCCCGTCGGAAAAGAAAAAGACGGCCACAAAGCGGACCGCCCCGGCCGCTCCGACCCCTCGTCGGAAGTCGGCCCGCCCGGCGGCGCCCCCTGAGGCGGAGGCCCCGGTCGCCGAGCCGGAAGTCCAGCCCGAGGTCGTCCCGGAGGAGCCCAGGGAGGAGCCCTACTTTCCGCGGCTTTTGAAGCGCTACCAACAGGAAGTCGTACCTTACCTGATGCAGAAGTTCGGCTACAAGAACGTCATGCAGGTCCCCCGCATCGAGTGTGTGGCCATCAACATGGGCATCGGCGATGCGGCCCGGGACGATAAGCTCCAGCAGGAGGCCGTCTACACCCTGAGCGCCATCACGGGCCAGCGACCCGTCCTGCGGCGGGCCCGCCGGTCCATCGCCGGCTTCAAAATCCGGCGGGGCATGGTCGTCGGTTGCTCGGTCACCTTGCGGAAGTGGCGGATGTGGGAGTTCCTGGACCGTCTCATCCACGTGGCCCTGCCCCGGGTCCGGGACTTCCGGGGGATCTCCCCCCACGGATTCGACGGCCGGGGCAATTACACCTTAGGTATCCGGGAACAGCTCGTCTTCCCGGAGGTCGATTACGCCAAGGTCTCGAAGGTTCGAGGGATGAACGTCACGATCGTGACGACGGCCCGGACCGACGCAGAAGCCTACGAGCTCCTGCGGGCCCTGGGCTTTCCCTTTCGGGAGTCGTAA
- the rplX gene encoding 50S ribosomal protein L24: MPSLHVKKGDRVMVISGGDRGRIGRVLRVFPKEQRAVVEGVRIVKKHLRPDRARGTRGGIVPMEAPIHVSNLMVVCPECGRPTRVGHRRLEDGTKVRVCKRCSGILDREWTK, from the coding sequence ATGCCGTCACTTCACGTGAAGAAGGGCGACCGAGTCATGGTGATCAGTGGTGGGGACCGCGGTCGGATCGGCCGGGTCTTGCGCGTCTTCCCAAAAGAGCAGCGAGCTGTCGTGGAGGGCGTCCGGATCGTGAAAAAGCACCTTCGCCCGGACCGGGCGCGCGGGACCCGAGGCGGTATCGTCCCCATGGAGGCGCCGATTCACGTCTCGAATTTGATGGTCGTCTGCCCGGAATGCGGCCGTCCGACCCGGGTCGGCCACCGTCGTCTCGAGGACGGCACGAAGGTCCGGGTCTGCAAGCGATGCTCGGGCATCCTGGACCGGGAGTGGACCAAGTAG
- the rplN gene encoding 50S ribosomal protein L14 produces the protein MIQMGTILNVADNSGAKKIMCIHPVGKGNTIYASIGDVIAASVKEAEPGGRVEKGDVVHAVIVRTRKEIRRPDGTYIRFDDNAAVLIDKQGNPIGTRVFGPVARELRDKEFLRIISLAPEVL, from the coding sequence ATGATCCAGATGGGTACGATCCTGAATGTGGCGGACAACTCGGGTGCCAAAAAGATTATGTGTATCCACCCCGTCGGGAAGGGGAATACCATCTATGCCTCGATCGGGGATGTGATCGCCGCCTCCGTCAAGGAGGCTGAACCTGGCGGTCGGGTCGAGAAAGGCGACGTGGTCCATGCCGTCATCGTCCGGACCCGAAAGGAAATTCGACGGCCGGATGGGACTTATATCCGATTCGACGATAACGCGGCCGTCCTGATCGACAAACAAGGCAACCCTATCGGGACTCGGGTCTTCGGGCCCGTCGCCCGGGAACTCCGGGACAAGGAATTCCTGCGGATCATCTCGCTGGCGCCGGAGGTCTTATGA
- the rpsQ gene encoding 30S ribosomal protein S17: MTETQTRRGHRKVLQGIVVSNKMQKTVVVRVDRRFPHPLYKKVIVRSKKYMAHDENQTCQVGDWVEIMETRPLSRHKRWRVVRILRRAAGYEVEELIRKPEAEAEAPEELP; encoded by the coding sequence ATGACGGAAACCCAGACCCGCCGAGGTCATCGGAAAGTCCTGCAGGGGATCGTCGTCAGCAATAAGATGCAAAAGACCGTCGTCGTCCGGGTCGACCGCCGCTTCCCGCATCCCTTGTACAAGAAAGTGATCGTCCGGAGCAAAAAGTACATGGCCCACGACGAAAACCAGACATGCCAGGTCGGGGACTGGGTCGAGATCATGGAGACGCGGCCTCTGAGCCGGCATAAACGCTGGCGCGTCGTCCGCATCCTGCGACGGGCCGCCGGTTATGAGGTCGAGGAACTCATCCGGAAACCGGAAGCGGAAGCCGAAGCCCCGGAGGAGCTCCCATGA
- the rpmC gene encoding 50S ribosomal protein L29 — translation MKAQELRQHTVDELQKMAQDLRDRLFRLRLKHKLGQLDDRMEIRRTRRDLARVLTVLNEKRRGVS, via the coding sequence ATGAAGGCCCAAGAATTGCGCCAACATACCGTGGACGAACTCCAGAAGATGGCCCAGGACCTGCGGGATCGGCTCTTTCGTCTACGGCTGAAGCATAAGCTCGGCCAACTGGACGACCGGATGGAGATCCGGCGCACCCGGCGGGACTTGGCCCGGGTGCTGACCGTCTTGAACGAAAAACGGCGAGGTGTGTCATGA
- the rplP gene encoding 50S ribosomal protein L16, with protein sequence MLQPKKVKFLKHQRGRMTGKAYRGNRLAFGEYGLKALTPAWVSARQIEAARVAIMRYVRKGAKLWIRIFPDKAITKKPLETRMGKGKGPRVGYVAVVRPGRIIFEMTGVPEDVAMEAFRLAGGKLPVRVGFVRRGVIGVREL encoded by the coding sequence ATGCTGCAACCGAAAAAGGTCAAGTTCCTGAAGCATCAACGGGGGCGGATGACCGGGAAGGCTTACCGGGGAAACCGCCTGGCTTTTGGGGAATACGGTCTAAAGGCCCTGACGCCCGCCTGGGTATCGGCCCGCCAGATCGAGGCCGCCCGTGTGGCTATCATGCGCTACGTCCGCAAGGGGGCCAAGCTCTGGATCCGCATCTTCCCCGACAAGGCCATCACTAAGAAGCCCTTGGAGACCCGCATGGGGAAGGGGAAGGGGCCGCGAGTCGGCTACGTGGCCGTCGTCCGCCCCGGACGGATTATATTTGAAATGACCGGCGTGCCCGAGGACGTCGCCATGGAAGCCTTCCGCCTGGCCGGGGGCAAGCTCCCCGTCCGGGTCGGCTTCGTCCGACGGGGCGTCATCGGAGTCCGAGAACTATGA
- the rpsC gene encoding 30S ribosomal protein S3 — MGQKVHPYGFRIGYNRPWLSRWYSKRFYAQWLHQDLAIRREIKQRYYHANISRIEIERYPERMRVIIHAARPGLIIGHRGREVEQLNRSLSERYGIREVRVSVVEVERPELDAQITAENIALQLERRVNFRRAMRRAVDAAIRFGAKGVKVRCKGRLAGAEIARAEWYLVGRLPLNTLRADIDYGFAIARTKYGTIGVKVWIYRGDKTSYLPQAATPQES; from the coding sequence TTGGGTCAAAAAGTCCATCCGTACGGTTTTCGGATTGGCTATAACCGGCCGTGGCTCTCCCGGTGGTACAGCAAGCGGTTTTACGCTCAGTGGCTCCATCAGGACTTGGCCATCCGGCGGGAGATCAAACAGCGATACTATCATGCGAACATCTCCCGGATCGAAATCGAGCGCTACCCGGAACGGATGCGGGTGATCATCCATGCGGCCCGGCCGGGCCTCATCATCGGCCATCGAGGCCGTGAAGTCGAGCAACTGAACCGGAGCCTGAGCGAGCGGTACGGCATCCGCGAGGTGCGCGTCAGCGTCGTCGAGGTCGAGCGCCCCGAGCTGGATGCCCAGATCACCGCCGAAAACATCGCCCTTCAGTTGGAACGGCGGGTCAACTTTCGGCGGGCCATGCGCCGGGCCGTGGACGCCGCCATCCGGTTCGGCGCTAAGGGCGTCAAGGTCCGCTGTAAGGGCCGCCTGGCGGGGGCTGAGATTGCCCGGGCCGAATGGTATTTGGTGGGCCGCTTGCCGCTGAACACGCTTCGGGCCGACATCGACTACGGGTTCGCCATCGCCCGGACCAAGTACGGGACCATCGGCGTGAAGGTCTGGATTTACCGGGGTGACAAGACGAGCTACCTGCCCCAGGCGGCGACCCCGCAGGAGTCTTGA
- the rplV gene encoding 50S ribosomal protein L22, translated as MVQVEAAQPVEVSRAIARHVRISPRKARLVIDLIRGKSVPEAFRILQFTPKKAARIIYKVLQSAVANAENREQGSYTAEELFVWRCYVDMGPTRMWRRFRAGTRKVFPRRVHHSHITIRLAALPRTEVRRPKRPRA; from the coding sequence ATGGTGCAGGTCGAAGCGGCTCAACCTGTCGAAGTGAGTCGGGCCATCGCCCGGCATGTGCGTATCTCCCCTCGGAAGGCCCGTCTCGTCATCGACCTCATCCGGGGGAAGAGTGTGCCGGAAGCGTTCCGGATCCTGCAGTTCACGCCCAAGAAGGCGGCCCGGATCATTTACAAGGTCCTGCAGTCAGCCGTGGCCAATGCTGAAAATCGAGAACAGGGCAGTTATACGGCGGAAGAACTCTTCGTGTGGCGTTGTTACGTCGACATGGGGCCGACCCGGATGTGGCGCCGCTTCCGGGCGGGGACCCGGAAGGTGTTTCCGCGTCGGGTTCATCACAGTCATATCACGATCCGACTGGCGGCCCTTCCCAGGACGGAGGTCCGCCGCCCGAAAAGGCCAAGGGCATAG
- the rpsS gene encoding 30S ribosomal protein S19, with protein sequence MGRSSKKGPFVDAHLLKKVLQARTAREKVVIKTWSRRSTIIPEMVGLTIAVHNGRTFVPVYITENMVGHKLGEFAPTRTFRGHPDKSEKKARRE encoded by the coding sequence ATGGGTCGGTCGAGTAAAAAGGGACCTTTCGTAGATGCGCACCTGTTGAAGAAAGTCCTGCAGGCCCGGACGGCCCGGGAGAAGGTCGTCATCAAGACCTGGTCCCGCCGTTCGACGATCATTCCCGAGATGGTCGGCCTGACGATTGCCGTCCACAACGGCCGGACCTTCGTGCCCGTGTATATCACCGAGAACATGGTCGGTCACAAGCTGGGGGAATTTGCCCCGACCCGGACGTTTCGGGGCCACCCGGATAAGTCGGAAAAGAAGGCTCGACGGGAGTAA
- the rplB gene encoding 50S ribosomal protein L2: MLKRFKPYTPGRRFMTVLVRTEVTRDEPYKPLTFGRKRLSGRNNAGRITVWWRGGGHKRRYRVIDFRRYDKVGIPARVESIEYDPNRSANIALVCYADGERRYILHPDGLKVGDIIQTGPDAEIRVGNALPLRYIPEGIPIHNVEFWPGHGGAIARSAGSMAVIMAKEGEYAQVRLPSGEIRRVHLDCYATIGQVGNLDHFNVTLGKAGRSRWLGRRPHVRGTCMNPVDHPHGGGEGKTHPGRHPVTPWGQPTKGYKTRRNKRTQAFIVKRRK; this comes from the coding sequence ATGCTGAAGCGGTTTAAGCCGTACACGCCCGGCCGGCGGTTCATGACCGTCTTGGTCCGGACGGAAGTCACGCGGGACGAACCTTACAAGCCCCTGACCTTCGGGCGGAAGCGTCTGAGCGGTCGGAACAATGCCGGCCGTATCACCGTCTGGTGGCGGGGCGGCGGTCACAAGCGACGCTACCGGGTCATCGACTTTCGTCGTTACGACAAGGTCGGCATTCCGGCCCGGGTCGAATCCATCGAGTACGACCCGAACCGGTCGGCGAACATCGCCCTCGTGTGCTATGCCGACGGTGAACGCCGCTACATTCTTCATCCCGACGGTCTGAAGGTCGGGGACATCATCCAGACTGGGCCGGACGCCGAGATCCGGGTCGGCAACGCTTTGCCCTTGCGATATATCCCGGAAGGCATCCCGATCCACAACGTCGAGTTCTGGCCGGGCCACGGCGGGGCCATCGCCCGTTCGGCCGGCTCGATGGCCGTCATCATGGCCAAGGAGGGCGAGTACGCCCAGGTCCGGCTCCCGTCGGGTGAGATCCGGCGTGTGCACCTGGACTGCTATGCCACCATCGGCCAGGTCGGGAACCTCGACCACTTCAACGTGACGCTCGGAAAGGCCGGCCGGTCCCGCTGGCTGGGCCGCCGCCCCCACGTCCGGGGGACTTGTATGAACCCCGTCGACCATCCCCACGGCGGCGGCGAGGGTAAGACCCACCCGGGCCGCCACCCTGTGACGCCGTGGGGCCAACCGACCAAGGGCTACAAGACCCGACGGAACAAACGGACCCAGGCCTTTATCGTCAAGCGACGAAAATAG
- the rplW gene encoding 50S ribosomal protein L23: MKALSPYEIVQVPVYSEKADRLRETQNWYTFRVHPAANKIQIRQAVEQIFGVKVEKVRVIRMKPKPRGRMWRRGRRGSKPAWKKALVKLQAGQKIDILQV, translated from the coding sequence ATGAAGGCGCTGAGTCCTTATGAAATTGTACAAGTCCCCGTGTACTCCGAAAAGGCCGACCGCCTGCGCGAGACGCAGAACTGGTATACCTTTCGCGTGCACCCGGCGGCCAACAAGATCCAGATCCGCCAAGCTGTCGAACAGATCTTCGGCGTGAAAGTCGAGAAGGTCCGCGTCATTCGGATGAAGCCGAAGCCCCGGGGCCGCATGTGGCGACGGGGCCGACGGGGCTCCAAGCCGGCTTGGAAGAAAGCCTTGGTGAAGCTCCAGGCCGGTCAGAAGATCGATATCCTCCAGGTCTGA
- the rplD gene encoding 50S ribosomal protein L4, whose protein sequence is MELPVRTMQDEVVDRVEVGPDLLDTPPKTYVVWEVVRHYLACRRRGTHSTKTRGEVRGGGRKPWRQKGTGRARHGSIRSPLWVGGGTVFGPKPRDYAYPLPAKKTRLALRIVLADRLREGRVTVLHALTMERPSTKAGVAFLERLRLRPGVDRVLFVDVQPEENFVKSVRNIPGVDVAAVRDVHAYHLLTHTHLVVTQGAFEELQRICQP, encoded by the coding sequence ATGGAGCTCCCCGTGCGGACGATGCAGGACGAAGTCGTCGACCGGGTCGAGGTCGGGCCGGACCTCCTGGATACACCGCCCAAGACCTACGTCGTATGGGAGGTCGTCCGCCATTATCTGGCCTGCCGACGACGGGGGACCCACTCGACCAAGACGCGGGGTGAGGTCCGGGGCGGCGGCCGGAAACCCTGGCGGCAGAAGGGGACGGGCCGGGCCCGCCACGGGAGCATCCGGTCGCCCCTGTGGGTCGGCGGGGGGACGGTCTTCGGCCCCAAGCCCCGGGACTACGCCTATCCCCTGCCGGCCAAGAAGACCCGGCTGGCCTTGCGGATCGTCCTGGCCGATCGCCTCCGGGAGGGCCGGGTAACGGTCCTTCATGCCCTGACGATGGAGCGGCCCTCGACGAAGGCCGGCGTGGCCTTCTTGGAACGGCTCCGCCTCCGGCCCGGGGTTGACCGCGTCCTGTTCGTCGACGTTCAACCCGAGGAGAACTTCGTCAAGTCGGTCCGGAACATCCCGGGCGTCGACGTGGCGGCCGTCCGAGATGTCCACGCTTATCATCTACTGACTCATACACATTTGGTCGTGACCCAAGGGGCCTTTGAAGAGCTTCAGAGGATTTGTCAGCCATGA